A stretch of Sphingorhabdus sp. YGSMI21 DNA encodes these proteins:
- a CDS encoding TonB-dependent receptor — translation MKIAKFLAATALGGVIAASPSYAQDVQEEEAFNDNVIVVTASKRETTLQETPISVSVTTGETLENAQIRDVLDLQSVAPSLRVSQLQTSSASTFIIRGFGNGDNNFGIEPSVGVFIDGVFRSRSAAALSDLPNVQRIEVLNGPQSTLFGKNASAGVISVVTREPQFQFGGAVEAIYGNYNNVVVKGDITGPLTDNIAFSVDGSYNRRDGYAKIVNLGEEQNDRNRWAARGQLLIEPTSDITIRAIGDYSRIDEICCQVTTVVAGPTAGAIQLLGGQFSTDRFSYDAYLNQVPINKVDNYGGSIQVDYDAGPLSFTSISSYRELKNLFVSDIDYSSLDVANETRNQKVKTLTQEFRVASDFDGPVNFLLGGYYFDESISQKSQIENGTQIRDFFEILAGGNPADIIAGNPSVFNGVELALGLPQESIFLTPLLTSEQFSMDNTSYSIFGTVDFEPVDGLVFTGGFNYTDDKKDFALAQQSFDPLGQINLVDAFIVGATSGTVTTRDQFQALPATTQAALLAAATDPNVNPLLGLSAFQFQPPFVTIPNAVEDGKTRDDKFTYLLRASYAISDQVNVYASYATGFKASSVNLSRDSRPSSTDYIAGPGGSTFAAPSSPILDGGLAVPNLRSGSRFAGPENATVYEVGVKGQWEGFGFNLALFDQTIKGFQSLAFTGTGFALQNAGQQSVKGFEFDSNINPADGLVFTFAMTYLDPLYDDFPGSVLGNLSGATPGGIPEFAISTSATYSHEFGASGNMLITRIDYSHESNTPINNGLPTFNADLGNTQIFDREVNLVNGSMTLKLENGLEVGAYVRNLLNDQFLTTVFDGVAQAGTVSGYPSAPRTYGGVVRFKF, via the coding sequence ATGAAAATCGCTAAATTTTTAGCCGCTACAGCATTGGGCGGTGTTATTGCCGCATCACCTTCCTACGCACAGGATGTGCAGGAAGAAGAAGCCTTCAATGACAATGTAATCGTCGTCACCGCATCCAAGCGTGAAACCACGCTGCAGGAAACGCCGATTTCGGTGTCGGTCACAACCGGTGAAACGCTCGAGAACGCACAGATCCGTGACGTGCTCGATCTGCAGTCGGTCGCTCCTTCGCTGCGCGTCAGCCAGTTGCAGACCTCTTCGGCATCGACCTTCATCATTCGCGGCTTCGGCAACGGCGACAATAACTTCGGCATCGAGCCTTCGGTCGGTGTCTTCATCGACGGCGTGTTCCGGTCCCGCTCGGCTGCGGCTCTGTCCGACCTGCCCAATGTCCAGCGCATCGAAGTCCTGAACGGCCCGCAATCGACACTGTTCGGCAAGAACGCATCGGCCGGCGTTATCTCGGTTGTGACGCGCGAACCGCAATTCCAGTTCGGCGGTGCGGTCGAAGCCATTTACGGCAATTACAACAATGTCGTCGTCAAGGGCGACATCACCGGCCCGCTGACCGACAATATCGCATTCTCGGTCGACGGCAGCTATAACCGCCGCGACGGCTATGCCAAGATTGTCAATCTGGGCGAAGAGCAGAATGACCGGAATCGCTGGGCGGCTCGTGGCCAGTTGCTGATCGAGCCGACTTCGGACATCACAATCCGTGCGATTGGTGACTATTCGCGGATTGACGAAATCTGCTGTCAGGTGACGACGGTTGTCGCCGGACCAACCGCCGGAGCGATCCAGTTGCTCGGTGGCCAGTTCTCGACCGACCGTTTCAGCTATGATGCCTATCTCAACCAGGTTCCGATCAACAAGGTCGACAATTACGGTGGTTCGATCCAGGTCGACTATGATGCAGGTCCGCTGTCTTTCACCTCGATTTCCTCCTATCGCGAACTGAAGAACCTGTTCGTTTCGGACATCGATTACAGCAGCCTTGATGTTGCGAACGAAACCCGCAACCAGAAGGTGAAGACGCTCACCCAGGAATTCCGCGTCGCGTCCGACTTTGACGGTCCGGTCAACTTCCTGCTTGGCGGCTATTATTTCGACGAAAGCATCTCGCAGAAAAGCCAGATCGAAAACGGCACGCAGATCCGTGACTTCTTCGAAATTCTGGCAGGCGGAAACCCGGCTGACATCATCGCCGGCAATCCAAGCGTTTTCAACGGAGTCGAACTGGCTCTGGGTCTGCCACAGGAATCGATCTTCCTCACCCCGCTGCTGACGTCCGAACAATTCTCGATGGACAACACGTCCTATTCGATCTTCGGCACGGTTGATTTCGAACCGGTCGATGGCCTCGTCTTCACCGGTGGTTTCAACTATACTGACGACAAGAAGGATTTTGCCCTCGCGCAGCAGAGCTTCGATCCACTGGGTCAGATCAATCTGGTAGACGCCTTCATCGTCGGTGCGACCAGTGGAACGGTTACCACGCGTGACCAGTTCCAGGCGCTTCCCGCCACAACCCAGGCGGCTTTGCTGGCTGCGGCAACCGACCCCAACGTAAACCCGTTGCTCGGCCTGTCGGCATTCCAGTTCCAGCCACCGTTCGTAACTATTCCGAATGCTGTCGAAGACGGAAAGACCCGCGACGACAAATTCACCTATCTGCTGCGCGCATCCTATGCGATTTCTGATCAGGTGAACGTCTATGCGAGCTATGCGACCGGTTTCAAAGCGAGCTCGGTCAACCTTTCGCGTGACAGCCGGCCTTCGAGCACCGACTATATCGCGGGCCCGGGCGGATCGACTTTCGCAGCGCCCTCGTCACCAATTCTCGACGGCGGTCTGGCTGTTCCCAATCTGAGAAGCGGTTCACGTTTTGCAGGACCGGAAAATGCCACCGTCTATGAAGTTGGCGTCAAAGGTCAGTGGGAAGGCTTCGGCTTCAACCTCGCATTGTTCGACCAGACCATCAAGGGCTTCCAGAGCCTGGCCTTTACCGGCACCGGTTTTGCCCTGCAGAACGCAGGACAGCAGTCGGTCAAGGGTTTCGAGTTTGACAGCAATATCAATCCGGCCGACGGTTTGGTGTTCACATTTGCGATGACCTATCTCGATCCGCTATATGATGACTTCCCGGGTAGTGTTCTCGGTAATCTGAGCGGCGCAACGCCGGGCGGCATTCCCGAATTCGCCATTTCGACTTCTGCGACCTACTCGCATGAATTCGGCGCCAGCGGAAATATGCTGATTACGCGGATCGACTATAGCCATGAAAGCAATACGCCGATCAACAACGGTCTGCCGACCTTCAACGCTGACCTGGGCAACACCCAGATCTTCGATCGCGAGGTCAATCTGGTCAACGGCTCGATGACGCTCAAGCTTGAAAATGGCCTGGAAGTCGGTGCCTATGTTCGCAACCTGCTGAACGACCAGTTCCTCACGACAGTGTTCGACGGTGTAGCCCAGGCGGGAACGGTTTCCGGTTATCCGAGCGCTCCTCGTACCTACGGCGGTGTTGTCCGGTTCAAATTCTAA
- a CDS encoding molybdopterin cofactor-binding domain-containing protein has translation MFLEDIGIIPSQEKNPAAAEPSPSIINLTRRGFVAGTGLFVVAVTLAGCSNTEPDVDAANMKIPQAGPSPLTDVEGGDATPALWIAIEKDGTVKITCHRSEMGQQVWTSMAQIIADELDADWENVEIVQAEGHERYGDQNTDGSRSVRYNFHRLRLAGAAMKQMLVSAAALYWKLDPSQCSAATGKVSNSENGETLSYGNLANIAARLQVPSEADIVMKDPKDWRYINKEIPSLTVPLITRGEGTFGIDVHVPNMVYAVIARPPQVFGRTGSFNDSKTLAIPGVLQSVKLPDAKPPAMFQPLGGIAVVGTDTWAAIQGRNALEVEWLDGPSAGYDSDDFRKAMEIKARQPGTVRRSRGNAGKALAAADKTISAEYYTPHLSQSPMEPPAATARWTGDKLECWACVQDPQATRQTLADVLDIDKENITVHATWLGGAFGRKSKPDFVVEAALVAREVGKPVKVTWTREDEVRHGFYHSTSAQRLEAGLDGAGKCTAYRHRSVFPPISSTFDSATDVPSDGEMGMGATDVPFAIPNLQVESGTAKGHLRIGWLRSVANIYHAFAVQSFAAEIAHAAGRDQKDYLLELIGEPRLVNPNAEQASYRNYGGSTEDYPIDTGRLAEVTKLAAKMADWGRKLPEGHGLGIAAHRSFLTYVATVIEVKVASDGTLTIPGIWLAADAGTVVNPRHTRAQMEGGTIFGLSNALYGEITAKNGAVVQDNFPSWRVMRMGEAPKIFEVEIIASNSRPAGVGEPPTPPAAPALANAIFNATGQRFRTLPLIGANRDKLDIPAISTR, from the coding sequence ATGTTCTTGGAAGATATTGGAATCATTCCCTCTCAGGAGAAAAATCCGGCAGCAGCTGAACCGTCCCCTTCTATAATCAACCTCACTCGCCGCGGGTTCGTAGCGGGAACCGGTCTCTTCGTTGTTGCGGTCACGCTGGCGGGCTGTTCCAATACGGAACCCGATGTTGACGCCGCAAATATGAAGATTCCCCAAGCAGGGCCCAGCCCGCTTACCGACGTGGAAGGCGGAGATGCGACACCCGCTTTGTGGATTGCAATCGAAAAGGACGGAACGGTCAAGATCACCTGCCACCGATCGGAAATGGGTCAACAGGTCTGGACTTCAATGGCGCAAATTATTGCCGACGAACTGGACGCAGACTGGGAGAATGTCGAAATTGTCCAGGCCGAAGGGCACGAGCGCTATGGCGACCAGAATACAGACGGATCGCGTTCGGTACGCTATAATTTTCACAGGCTGCGCCTCGCTGGCGCGGCGATGAAACAGATGCTCGTCTCGGCAGCGGCTCTCTATTGGAAACTGGATCCGTCGCAGTGCAGCGCTGCCACAGGCAAAGTCTCGAACAGCGAGAATGGCGAGACCCTGTCTTACGGCAATCTGGCCAATATTGCCGCCAGACTGCAGGTACCGTCAGAAGCCGATATTGTTATGAAGGATCCGAAGGACTGGCGCTATATAAACAAGGAAATTCCTTCACTGACAGTTCCGCTGATCACCAGAGGGGAAGGAACATTCGGCATTGATGTCCATGTGCCGAACATGGTTTATGCTGTCATCGCGCGGCCACCCCAGGTCTTTGGTCGGACCGGATCCTTCAACGATAGCAAGACCCTGGCCATTCCGGGCGTATTGCAAAGCGTAAAACTACCGGACGCGAAGCCGCCCGCGATGTTTCAACCGCTGGGCGGTATAGCGGTCGTCGGGACCGACACCTGGGCCGCGATTCAGGGGCGCAACGCATTGGAGGTCGAATGGCTGGACGGACCGAGTGCCGGCTATGACTCCGATGATTTTCGCAAGGCGATGGAAATCAAGGCCCGGCAACCCGGAACCGTCCGCCGTAGCCGGGGAAATGCCGGCAAAGCTCTGGCTGCAGCCGATAAAACCATCTCCGCAGAATATTACACCCCGCATCTTTCGCAATCGCCGATGGAACCGCCTGCGGCCACGGCGCGCTGGACCGGTGACAAGCTGGAATGCTGGGCCTGTGTCCAGGACCCGCAAGCAACACGGCAGACCCTGGCTGACGTGCTGGACATCGATAAGGAAAATATCACGGTGCACGCCACCTGGCTGGGTGGCGCTTTCGGACGAAAGTCCAAACCGGATTTTGTGGTCGAAGCCGCTCTTGTCGCACGGGAGGTGGGCAAGCCGGTCAAGGTGACATGGACCAGAGAAGACGAAGTCCGGCATGGTTTCTATCACTCCACCAGCGCGCAAAGGCTTGAAGCGGGACTGGACGGTGCAGGCAAATGTACCGCCTATCGCCACCGTTCTGTCTTTCCGCCAATCAGTTCCACATTCGACTCCGCGACGGATGTGCCTTCGGATGGTGAAATGGGTATGGGCGCCACCGATGTACCGTTCGCGATCCCCAATTTGCAGGTCGAATCCGGCACTGCCAAGGGTCATCTGCGAATTGGCTGGTTGCGGTCGGTTGCCAATATCTACCACGCCTTTGCCGTCCAGAGCTTTGCAGCGGAAATAGCGCACGCAGCCGGGCGTGACCAAAAGGACTATCTGCTGGAACTGATCGGGGAACCGAGACTGGTCAACCCCAATGCGGAACAGGCTAGCTACAGGAATTATGGCGGCTCGACGGAAGACTATCCAATCGATACCGGCCGGCTGGCCGAAGTTACAAAGCTGGCCGCAAAAATGGCCGACTGGGGAAGAAAGCTTCCCGAAGGCCATGGCCTTGGAATCGCGGCTCACCGGTCATTTCTGACCTATGTCGCCACCGTGATCGAAGTGAAAGTTGCTTCGGACGGAACTCTGACCATTCCCGGTATATGGCTTGCGGCAGATGCCGGGACGGTGGTCAACCCGCGCCACACAAGGGCGCAAATGGAAGGCGGAACGATTTTTGGCCTGTCAAATGCGCTTTACGGAGAGATAACCGCGAAAAATGGCGCCGTTGTGCAGGATAATTTTCCCAGCTGGCGAGTCATGCGAATGGGCGAGGCCCCGAAAATTTTCGAAGTCGAGATCATTGCCTCCAACAGCCGGCCCGCAGGGGTCGGGGAACCGCCGACGCCACCTGCAGCACCTGCCCTGGCGAACGCAATTTTCAACGCCACCGGGCAGCGTTTCAGGACATTGCCGCTGATCGGGGCCAATCGCGACAAGCTGGATATTCCAGCCATCTCGACACGTTGA
- a CDS encoding excalibur calcium-binding domain-containing protein, translating into MNIADHSGQHVRHCREKWRIRAHGARTGPDAFHIDRQLAVGTHGGGATPRQPARPTGSGDYYPNCAAARAAGPTPIYRSQCAYGRHLDRDGDGIACEQSGATCWHKKAPPVSRQGSLHILVASVQNLKPAPMP; encoded by the coding sequence ATGAATATTGCGGATCACTCTGGCCAACATGTGCGACACTGCCGCGAAAAATGGCGCATCAGAGCGCATGGCGCGCGGACCGGACCCGACGCTTTCCATATTGATCGACAGTTGGCGGTAGGCACTCATGGCGGCGGCGCCACGCCGCGACAGCCAGCCCGTCCGACAGGCTCTGGGGATTATTATCCGAATTGTGCAGCAGCCAGAGCGGCTGGTCCGACGCCGATATATCGCAGCCAGTGCGCCTATGGACGCCATCTGGACCGAGACGGCGACGGGATAGCTTGCGAACAATCGGGTGCTACCTGTTGGCATAAAAAAGCCCCGCCGGTTTCCCGGCAGGGCTCTCTTCATATCTTGGTCGCTTCAGTTCAGAATTTGAAACCTGCACCGATGCCGTAA
- a CDS encoding (2Fe-2S)-binding protein, which produces MATTLNINGKKETVEAAPGTPLLWVLRDHLKMTGTKFGCGIAQCGACTVHVDGTPTRACITPHDSLDNAKITTIEGLAGTAADAIRDTWVEIDVPQCGYCQSGQILAATALLSQNAAPTDADIDEAMSGNICRCATYMSIRRAIKQAAGKL; this is translated from the coding sequence ATGGCGACGACCCTGAACATAAATGGAAAAAAAGAAACGGTAGAAGCAGCGCCGGGGACCCCTTTGCTGTGGGTTCTTCGCGATCATCTGAAAATGACCGGGACCAAGTTCGGGTGCGGGATCGCGCAATGCGGTGCATGCACCGTCCATGTGGACGGCACCCCGACCCGCGCCTGCATCACACCGCATGACAGTCTCGACAATGCGAAAATCACGACCATCGAGGGATTGGCAGGAACTGCAGCTGATGCAATTCGCGATACATGGGTGGAAATTGATGTCCCGCAATGCGGCTATTGCCAATCCGGTCAGATCTTGGCCGCTACTGCCTTGCTGAGCCAGAATGCCGCCCCGACGGATGCCGACATCGATGAAGCAATGAGCGGCAATATCTGCAGATGCGCCACATATATGAGCATCAGGCGTGCGATCAAACAGGCGGCGGGAAAACTCTGA
- a CDS encoding tetratricopeptide repeat-containing sulfotransferase family protein: MDRGSVLTLEAKAREALKHGDIPAAAAVARSMISADEAQPAGYFLLGIAAAEAGQIAKAVPLLEAAVERGPEAEHLAQLAKLLILLRRDGEAAEAAQRAMALAPRDARTFDTIGCIFTRLGDHEGAVPPFQSAVATEPDNIDYRYNLAAAAGFTGRVGEALAHYEAIISADPGNARAHYALAIASRQTLESNHVPRLKAALSGAVKPGDALRIRYALAKELEDIGDGESFLHLSTANDEHKRSLRYDFAQDQAIFDAIENLFSEQLHSLRPAPGCSVEAPIFVVGMPRTGTTLVDRILSSHPDVGSAGELQAMPLAVKRLAATSSRNVIDRETITASGDIDPVKIGDAYLAQAGHHRHEGAARFTDKLPANFLYIGHIARALPHAKIVCLRRNPMDTVWSNYKNLFASQSAYYAYSYDLLDTARYYARFDRLMAMWDKLFPGLVLQLSYEQLVTDQEGQTRLLLEHCGLNWHDACLTFHENSAAVATPSAAQVRRPINADAVGKWRTHEAALQPARAFFEEHGIRVE; the protein is encoded by the coding sequence ATGGATCGCGGTTCCGTTTTGACGCTGGAAGCGAAAGCAAGGGAAGCTTTGAAGCACGGTGACATACCGGCTGCTGCGGCTGTCGCCAGATCCATGATATCGGCTGATGAAGCCCAGCCTGCAGGCTATTTCCTTCTCGGGATTGCCGCCGCCGAAGCCGGCCAGATCGCCAAGGCTGTACCGCTGCTCGAAGCCGCGGTGGAACGGGGACCGGAAGCGGAACATCTGGCACAACTGGCGAAGCTGCTCATCCTGCTGCGGCGTGATGGCGAAGCCGCTGAGGCCGCGCAACGGGCAATGGCGCTGGCACCCCGTGATGCGCGGACTTTCGATACGATCGGTTGTATATTTACCCGTCTGGGCGATCATGAGGGGGCGGTCCCGCCTTTCCAATCCGCGGTTGCCACCGAACCGGATAATATCGACTATCGCTATAATCTCGCGGCCGCTGCCGGCTTTACCGGCCGGGTCGGGGAAGCCTTGGCCCATTATGAGGCCATAATATCCGCCGACCCCGGCAATGCGCGAGCCCATTACGCGCTGGCGATTGCTTCCCGCCAAACGCTAGAGTCGAACCATGTGCCACGGCTGAAAGCGGCACTGAGCGGGGCAGTGAAGCCTGGTGACGCGCTGCGCATCCGCTATGCGCTGGCGAAGGAACTGGAAGATATCGGTGATGGAGAATCCTTCCTTCATCTTTCCACTGCCAATGATGAGCACAAGCGTTCGCTCCGATATGATTTCGCGCAGGACCAGGCTATATTCGATGCGATCGAGAATCTTTTCTCGGAGCAATTACATAGTCTCCGCCCCGCGCCAGGATGTTCCGTGGAGGCGCCGATATTTGTGGTCGGCATGCCCCGCACGGGAACAACTCTGGTTGATCGCATTCTTTCGTCACATCCCGATGTCGGGTCGGCGGGGGAGCTGCAGGCCATGCCGCTTGCGGTCAAGCGACTGGCGGCGACATCGTCCCGTAATGTCATCGACCGGGAAACGATCACGGCGAGCGGCGATATCGATCCGGTGAAGATCGGTGATGCCTATCTCGCCCAGGCTGGCCATCACAGACATGAGGGCGCGGCGCGCTTTACTGACAAATTGCCCGCCAATTTTCTCTATATCGGTCATATTGCGCGCGCTTTGCCTCATGCAAAAATTGTCTGCCTGCGCCGCAATCCGATGGATACGGTCTGGAGCAATTACAAGAATCTGTTCGCCAGCCAGTCCGCTTATTATGCCTATTCCTATGACCTGCTCGACACCGCGCGCTATTATGCACGCTTCGACCGGCTGATGGCGATGTGGGATAAATTATTCCCCGGGCTGGTGCTGCAGCTATCCTACGAACAGCTGGTCACGGACCAGGAAGGCCAGACCAGGCTGTTGCTGGAGCATTGCGGTCTGAACTGGCACGACGCCTGCCTGACTTTCCACGAAAACAGCGCAGCTGTAGCAACGCCAAGCGCCGCTCAGGTTCGCCGTCCAATCAATGCGGACGCGGTGGGCAAATGGCGTACGCACGAAGCCGCGCTGCAGCCCGCACGGGCATTTTTCGAAGAGCATGGCATTCGCGTCGAATAG
- a CDS encoding TonB-dependent receptor: MRKSLLLAATAISATSVPAMAQGQDNGVIDNNVIIVTAQRQAQSAQDVPIAVSAFSQEALEAQQIENSSDLQLTLPNITFTKTNFTSSSFTIRGIGDLCVGVSCDQATAIHLNDQPLFSTRLFETEFFDLERVEVLRGPQGTLFGRNATAGVVNVVSAKPNLGEFQASGDAEYGNYNAIKVKGMVNVPLGDSLAFRGAGIYVKRDGYTTNLNGGPDLDDRDLYSIRGSLRFEPGPDTTIDLMASYFREDDNRMRIQKQYCQRDETGILGCLNNRRDAQAFNGNATFTAALSSQEFLATQGIPTAFALGSLYGPDQYEGVGIPSDPRTVNTAFTPEYFTSELTFQGKIEHDFGPISAQLSGTYQKVKLDSRQDYNNNIGRRDGYAPALNTLAAAAAGLVPGLPASYFAPLAAAIIPDGPNGVLCTSDTDTIGLGAFGGNSNCATSPLQYDRSNQYNSSWSAEAIISSDLDGPFNFLLGGIYADYHLTENSYYVNAFAIDYVAGLLGSFTSLGGGLDPSFLGTPYFRNNTDDLTVKSYGLFGEVYFDISDTLKLTGGLRYNNDKKNVQARSTLASFLVPYSQTTNAFESPFVGSFDADPGTPGNQIFQNRQVKNDEITGRAVVDYKLTEDNLIYFSYSRGYKSGGLNPPLQPIFEVPESFRPEQVDAFEIGSKNTFGDGALQLNLTAFYYKYKDLQLSKIVARTAVNENIDADIYGAEVEAIIRPDPDWTINMGFSYLHTEVKGDTFNSDPRDFGGGRSDAVIIKDITNASNCAVTSTSGNAAGVNAFVNSVNGVINAGLVPGLAAGAGLQPTVSFPADGGIASTGAFGICGVLEAAAAGAFAGAGLDPAAFGGIEYFAAGVPKNIRGNSLPQAPKLKFSIGVQYSMEFDNGMSLVPRVDLAYTGESYGSIFNGNVNRIDGYAQANAQIQLNGTDDRWYVRGFVQNIFDSNSETGLYVTDQSSGLYTNVFTLEPRRYGIGAGFKF, encoded by the coding sequence ATGCGTAAATCGCTATTGTTGGCTGCTACAGCTATATCTGCAACGTCCGTACCTGCCATGGCGCAGGGTCAGGACAATGGTGTTATTGATAACAATGTCATTATCGTTACCGCGCAACGTCAGGCGCAAAGTGCTCAGGACGTGCCGATTGCCGTTTCCGCATTTTCACAAGAGGCGCTCGAAGCGCAGCAGATCGAGAATAGTTCCGATCTCCAGCTGACGCTTCCGAACATCACATTTACCAAGACCAATTTTACCAGTTCAAGCTTTACCATCCGCGGGATCGGCGACCTTTGCGTCGGCGTGTCTTGCGATCAGGCGACCGCCATCCACCTGAATGATCAGCCTCTGTTCTCGACTCGTCTGTTCGAAACAGAATTCTTCGATCTGGAGCGCGTGGAAGTCCTGCGCGGACCGCAGGGTACATTGTTTGGCCGGAACGCGACCGCAGGCGTTGTGAATGTCGTCTCCGCCAAGCCGAATCTCGGCGAGTTTCAGGCTTCGGGCGACGCGGAATATGGCAATTATAATGCGATCAAGGTCAAGGGCATGGTCAACGTCCCGCTGGGCGACAGCCTGGCGTTCCGCGGTGCCGGCATTTATGTGAAACGCGACGGCTACACAACCAATCTCAACGGAGGTCCCGATCTTGATGATCGCGATCTCTATTCGATTCGCGGCTCGCTGCGTTTCGAGCCAGGTCCCGACACCACGATCGATCTGATGGCATCCTATTTCCGTGAAGACGACAACCGGATGCGGATCCAGAAGCAATATTGCCAGCGCGACGAAACCGGTATTTTGGGCTGTCTGAACAATCGCCGCGATGCCCAGGCGTTCAATGGAAACGCCACTTTCACGGCTGCATTGTCTTCGCAGGAGTTTCTCGCAACGCAAGGCATACCAACCGCTTTCGCACTGGGTAGTCTCTATGGCCCCGATCAATATGAAGGCGTTGGCATCCCATCCGACCCGCGGACGGTCAACACGGCTTTTACACCGGAATATTTCACCAGTGAGCTGACATTCCAGGGCAAGATCGAGCATGATTTTGGTCCGATCAGCGCGCAGCTTTCCGGAACATATCAGAAGGTGAAGCTGGATTCACGGCAGGATTATAACAACAATATCGGTCGCCGGGACGGCTATGCGCCTGCGCTCAACACTCTCGCAGCCGCCGCCGCGGGGCTTGTTCCAGGTCTTCCGGCTTCCTATTTCGCACCGCTCGCTGCGGCGATCATTCCCGATGGGCCAAATGGTGTATTATGTACGTCAGATACCGATACGATCGGTCTCGGTGCGTTTGGCGGGAACAGCAATTGTGCAACATCGCCGCTGCAATATGACCGTTCAAACCAGTATAATAGCAGCTGGTCGGCGGAAGCGATCATCTCGAGCGATCTGGATGGACCATTTAACTTCCTGCTGGGTGGTATTTATGCCGATTATCATCTGACCGAGAACAGCTATTATGTGAATGCGTTCGCAATCGACTATGTTGCCGGTTTGCTCGGCAGTTTCACGTCTCTGGGTGGTGGTTTGGATCCGTCATTTCTCGGAACGCCTTACTTCCGTAACAATACGGATGATCTGACCGTTAAATCCTACGGCCTGTTCGGCGAAGTCTATTTCGACATCAGCGACACTCTGAAGCTGACCGGTGGTTTGCGCTACAATAATGACAAGAAGAACGTCCAGGCGCGGTCAACCCTTGCCAGCTTCCTCGTTCCCTATAGTCAGACCACGAACGCGTTCGAATCTCCCTTTGTCGGATCATTCGATGCGGACCCAGGCACGCCCGGCAACCAGATATTCCAGAACCGGCAAGTCAAGAATGACGAGATTACGGGACGTGCGGTTGTCGACTACAAGCTGACCGAAGACAATCTGATCTATTTCTCTTATTCCCGTGGCTACAAGTCCGGTGGCCTCAATCCGCCGTTGCAGCCGATTTTCGAGGTTCCGGAATCCTTCCGGCCCGAGCAGGTGGATGCGTTTGAAATCGGTTCGAAAAATACGTTCGGCGATGGTGCCTTGCAGCTCAACCTGACGGCCTTCTATTATAAATATAAGGATCTGCAGCTGAGCAAGATCGTCGCGCGCACCGCGGTGAACGAGAATATCGATGCCGATATTTACGGTGCGGAAGTCGAGGCGATCATTCGTCCTGATCCGGACTGGACGATCAACATGGGCTTCAGCTATCTGCACACCGAGGTCAAGGGAGACACTTTCAACAGCGATCCCCGTGACTTTGGCGGCGGCCGTTCCGATGCCGTGATCATCAAGGATATCACCAACGCTTCCAACTGTGCGGTTACATCCACGTCCGGCAATGCTGCCGGGGTGAATGCATTCGTCAACAGCGTGAACGGGGTGATCAACGCGGGGCTCGTTCCCGGACTGGCCGCTGGCGCGGGCTTGCAGCCAACCGTATCCTTCCCGGCTGACGGCGGCATAGCCTCCACCGGTGCCTTCGGGATCTGCGGTGTACTGGAAGCCGCTGCAGCGGGCGCATTTGCGGGCGCTGGCCTGGATCCGGCTGCCTTTGGCGGAATCGAATATTTCGCTGCCGGTGTCCCCAAGAATATCCGTGGCAATTCGTTGCCGCAGGCGCCAAAGCTGAAATTTTCCATCGGCGTTCAATATAGCATGGAATTCGACAATGGCATGAGCCTCGTCCCGCGTGTCGACCTTGCCTATACCGGAGAAAGCTATGGCAGCATTTTCAACGGCAATGTCAACCGGATCGACGGCTATGCGCAAGCCAATGCCCAGATCCAGCTGAACGGTACCGATGACCGCTGGTATGTCCGCGGCTTTGTCCAGAATATCTTCGACAGCAATTCCGAAACAGGTCTCTATGTAACCGACCAGTCTTCGGGCCTCTACACCAATGTCTTCACGCTCGAACCACGGCGTTACGGCATCGGTGCAGGTTTCAAATTCTGA